The Danio aesculapii chromosome 11, fDanAes4.1, whole genome shotgun sequence region CGCTATTAAAGTCGCACTTGAATAATGTATCATTTCAAAAATGGCAGTATAccgttttaattttattaaatcacatacagtgggggaaatatgtattcaacacgtcatgtttttttcctgggaataatatttctaaaggagctgttgacatggacttgaaccagattttggtaaaaactcaaaaaatacaaacataaacataaaaacaaagcaacaaaaataaaggttctgtgtaataacaatgaaatgacacaaggagaaagtactgaattaCTGAAATCTATTTAatacgcctctcatatggagaatgaagctcaggtgtgagtttcgcacagacttcaacagtgtgtaaaaatctcgatggttttgtgggtctcgtctatcaattctgatctttaatttgtattttctattggattcagttcaggtgattggctgggccattctacagctttattttctttctcttaaaGCATTTTGAGagcttccttggctgtgttttggatcattatcttactgaaatgtccaccctggttacATCTTCATCCTCATGCTAAAGTAGatgctggactgaagcagctgatattcatttacactgaggaagggcagagggttgctgaagaaccactgagagatttcagctgctgtctgggctttcactgcctttctacaccttccttccttcatgtgttcaatactttttctctgcgtcatttcattttataacttaaattgtaaactaatttgttttgttttctttggatTTGTTTTGTTGTGACCAACATCCGGTGGAAACTTCAAGTCAGtggcacctttaaaaatatgttttctgagaaaaatggtgacgtgttcaatacttattttccccgctgtacatATGAAGACTAATGTATATGTAAACTAATTGGTCAGGTGGGGAAGAGGTTGAAGACTTCGCTCGATCCTCGCTAAAGCTATTCCTTTGGAAGGACTACATGTTTCGCAGGTAGTTTTCCTGACAGTCTTGCGAGTGCTCAATAGCGCCCCCTAGCATTCGTCAATGGTGAGGCAGATAAACTCCTGAATACACTTTCTGTACTGCTGCTCTGTAGGGCTGGTGCTGGGGTATTGACCTGGCTGTCCTAAAGGCCCATCCGCTTCCCGCATCTCCTCGTTCATCCGCGCTAACCGCAATCTGagtgagacaaaacaaaaacaaacacattagtTTCACAGGCAGTGTCGACACTTTGGtgcctgtttttttttgtgtgaatggTTTAATTTATATTGTTGCGTTAAAATAGGGATCACATCCCAAAAAtctagaaaaatagaaaataattaacTGTATTTGGATGGTAATTGTTTCTCTGGGGGGCAATTTTCACCATTTACAGGGGGAAATTGGGGTTTTATAGACTCCAGAATGTTCGATGTAAAAACCCCAAGCCAAATTACCtagtttttcaacatatttctttaGTCCGTTTTACACTGCCAGTGGCATGCCATAACAAAATGGcgcaatctacactgtaaaagtgctttttaaataaataaacatgagttccattcatttcatttattcatgtacTGTATATCTACAATTGAACTCAAAACGATtgaattttgtaaattttttaattcattttcaaatattttccaagtgctgttcaACCgatcaaggacattttcacagtatttactataatatttttattttctcagcaaaatcttatttcttttagttcagTTGGAATAAAAgcgatttatatatttttttaaacaattttggttaagttggcggttcattccgctgtagcgaccccagataaacaaagggagtaagccaaaaagaaaatgaatgataatgtcataatttttagcccctttggaaattagttttttgttattgactacagaacaaaccaatctTCTCCAATAAAGTGATCCaataattatcctaacttgcctagttaacgtaagctagtctttaaattgcactttaatccgAATAACAGTATCTTGCAAAGTATTAGAAAATATAACGTGCAACATTATGTCTTTGTGGCATAAAgtcaaaataaattagaaaacattaaagacaaaataaattagttattaaaaaattatttattaaaattattctctgaaacagcacttgggaaggggctaataattttaactttaatatatacccatttaaaggtgttttttttttttaaagatgtcccCAAGCTTTACAATTGCCATTAGAATAAGCTTTTCTTCACTAGGAGGATCAGTGTTAAAAGTTAGTGAAGTGCTCGACTCACAATGTGACAATGTCTGCGTTTGCTGCCTGGACAGCGATGCTGAGAGGGTCCTGCCCATCCTCATCCACCTCCATCTGACTGGCTCCTCGCTTCAGGAACAAGCACACCTGTCTGTGGACACAAACAACACAGCAGAATGAGGAGTTTAACTAAATCTGCTTTGTGTATCAGCCCGGAAAAAGGGCACATAACTGATGAGGATTAGCATGTGTGTGTAGgagtgggacaaccacataactgatgatgattggcaaGTGTGTGTAGGGgagggacaaccacataactgatgatgattggcaagtgtgtgtaggggtgggacaaccacataactgatgatgattggcatttgtgtgtaggggtgggacaaccacataactgatgatgattggcatttgtgtgtaggggtgggacaaccacataactgatgatgattggcatttgtgtgtaggggtgggacaaccacataactgatgataaTTGGCaagtgtgtgtaggggtgggacaaccacataactgatgatgattgacgtgtgtaggggtgggacaaccacaaaACTGATGACGATTAGcatgtgtgtaggggtgggacaaccacataactgatgatgattagcatgtgtgtgtaggggtgggacaaccacataactgatgatgattggcaaGTGTGTGTAGGGgagggacaaccacataactgatgatgattggcaagtgtgtgtaggggtgggacaaccacataactgatgatgattggcatttgtgtgtaggggtgggacaaccacataactgatgatgattggcatttgtgtgtaggggtgggacaaccacataactgatgataaTTGGCaagtgtgtgtaggggtgggacaaccacataactgatgatgattggcatttgtgtgtaggggtgggacaaccacataactgatgatgattggcaagtgtgtgtaggggtgggacaaccacataactgatgatgattggcatttgtgtgtaggggtgggacaaccacataactgatgatgattggcaagtgtgtgtaggggtgggacaaccacataactgatgatgattggcaagtgtgtgtaggggtgggacaaccacataactgatgatgattggcatttgtgtgtaggggtgggacaaccacataactgatgatgattggcaagtttgtgtaggggtgggacaaccacataactgatgatgattgcaTGTGTGTGTAGAACACTGGTCTTCAGTCATTTCTTACCCTGTGTGACCCAGACATGTGGCATGATGGAGAGGTCCTCGTCCTCGAATGTCCCTTTGATTCACATCTGCTCCGTTCTGCAGCAGAAACTCACAGGCGATCAGAGAGCCCTAAGAAGAGAGCACAAAAATCAAACATTAAGTCCAAAAATTGACTAAAGTAAACGCAAATTCCCTGTAGTAACTACACATTAAGTATACATGGAAGTTGTAGATACAACAAAGATTATTGTAGTATGTTTTAATATTTCCGTCTTTCTACTTTCACACAAAGCATTGAATTGCAAGTTGCCTTTTGATTGAAGAACTGGGAAAGGACTAACGTCTTACCCCTGTGACGGCTTGTATTAATGGACTCTTGCTTTCGTCCTCTTCACTGACGAAGTTGACGTCTGCTCCGTGTGCGAGCGCTTCTGCCATGACCGGCATGTTTCGGGCTCGTGACGCTTTATGAAGGAGTGTGTTCGGGTCAAGCTCACGACCGTCCTCTGGATCTGACGCTTCCTGCTCGATATCAACCTCGCCACTGGATTCATCAGAGTCCTCACACTCTGCAAGAAAACACTCAACATAAAATGCCTGTACACAGGGATgtaaagtaacgaattacaaaTACTGCAATATTAATTTACTGCAATcgagtttttctcaggaattgtacttcaCCAAGCAGTTTTAAAAACACGTACTTTTAATTGAGTACATATTTAGTGCGGTATCGGTACTTTTACAGACAGACAATGTATAATAGTGAATGAAGTGGGAGGTTTTCTCACCTTCCTCAGTGACGCTGTCCACTACCGAGCCGAAGACGAGTATGTCAGTGCTCCCGTCAGTGCTGCCACCAAGACCACTGTCACTGCTGAGACCTGCGGGGCCAACGTGTGCCAAGCGGAGGACACGTTACTCACAACATGACATTCAGACACTTACAATTTACTTGCATCTATCAATATGTAACTTGCATGtagtccctgctgaaaaataaaGGTGTTAAACGTTTCTAACATgctaaaaatgtttgaaaacatgGCTACCCCTGCTAATAAATAACAGCATTAAACGTTGCTAACATGCTAAAACGTTACCCCTGCTGAAATATAACAGTGTTAAACATCTCtaacatgctaaaaacattacaaaacatgcctacccctgctgaaaaatatcTGCATTAAACGTTGCTAACATGCTAAAAACGTAACATAACATGCCTACACTTGCTGTAAAATAACCGTGTTAAACATTGCtaacatgctaaaaacattacaaaacatgCCTACCTCTGCTGAAAAATAACAGTGTAAAAATGTTGCTAACATTCTAAAAACGTTACAAAACATGCCTAACCCTGTTAACAAATAACTGTTAAATGTTGCTAACTtgcaaaaacattacaaaacatgCCTACCCCTAATGAAACATAACAGTATTAAATGTTGCTAACatgctaaaaatgtaaaaaaaaaaagatccctACCCCTGCTAAAAAACAGCTGTATTAAATGTTGCTAacattaaaacaatacaaaacatccATACCCCTGGTAAAAAATAACAGTGGTAATTGTTGCTAGCAtactaaaaatattacaaaacatgcctatccctgctgaaaaataagtgttaaatgttGTTAACATGCTAAAAGTTTACAAAACATACCTACCCCTGCTGATAAATAACTGTTTATTGTTGCTAAAGtgctaaaaacattacaaaacatgCCTACCCCTgctaaaaaaaaagccacattaaaTGTTGCTAACATGCTAAAAACGTTACAAACATGCCTAACTCTGCTGAAAAATTACAGCCTTAAAATGAAAACGTTACAAATTTCCCTACCCTTGCTGAAAAATAGCCATGTTAAATGTTGCTAACATGCTAATTGTTACAAAAAATGcctacccctgctgaaaaataacAGTGTTAAATGTTGCTAACATgctaaaaacaatgcaaaacaacACAAAGGTATGTTTTGATCCTGGTTTGCTGGTTGATGAATCATCATAGACAAGCAAAACAGCATCAAAACACAACTTAGCGACATATTCTgtattttttcagcagggataggcatgttttgttatgtttttagcATATTAGCaacatttaacacagtaataacATGCTAATGGCATGCAGTATGTGTTTTTGGAATGTTTTATCATGTTAAGCAATTAACAGTATTAACATGTTGCTATGTAGTAGGCATGTTTTGGAATATTGTAGCATGCTAGCAATGCTTAACAGATTAAAAACACATAGCTAGCATGTATTAGAgcattttaggggttttcacctgtAACgttataggacagtggagataaTAGACACTAAaaactaggctattggcgctgcttgttttttttttgaggaggaAAAgtctaatcaagcacttactgcGAGGTCCCGATCCAGTGTCAAAGTAAGAGAAGAGTGAATCAAGCTCATCAGGACAAAATAGAGATTCCCTCCGAAACTTTGCAGCTGCTGCAGCTGAGAATAACAATGAGAGAAGAACCACACGACAACTTTTAACTCTGTCCAGCTCAGAAGAAGCAGAACAAAACTGTTTCAGAGATGACAACAGCAAATACCGGCGGAGAGATTTCCTGGAGACATGATGGCAGCGTCGTGTCTGTATTTCCGGCGAGTTTTAGGGGCTCTGATGGAGCTGTTGTGTCTCCTGCACTTCTTCACGCTCCAGTGATGTGACTTTCGACCTCCCTCCAGCAGCGCCTCGGAGCCGCACATCTTCTTCAGAAACTTCCTCTCCACGTATTTGGCTTTGATCCACGCCTCTTTCTCCTGCCTGAATTAAACATCACAAGCAGACGTGGGGGCTTCTATTAATGAAACATTGGCTGTGTGAAAGTATGATAGCATCAAGATGAAAAATATATTATCGGAGGTTGTGTGATGTGTTGACCGCACACTGACCTTGAGCTGTTAGGGCCCGGTTTCTTCAGGCCTTGTTCCTCACATGCTCCTTCATAAATCTGGTTGATCACAGTGTTGCCAAGCTCACACAT contains the following coding sequences:
- the acap3b gene encoding arf-GAP with coiled-coil, ANK repeat and PH domain-containing protein 3b yields the protein MEGYLFKRASNAFKTWNRRWFSIQNSQLVYQKRLKDALTVVVEDLRLCSVKPCEDIERRFCFEVVSPTKSCMLQAESEKLRQAWIQAVQASIASAYREISENYYIERLDRTASPSTSSIDSASEPRERVVRGESIFQRVQSLPGNEICCDCGQSDPRWASINLGILLCIECSGIHRSLGVHCSKVRSLTLDTWEPELMKLMCELGNTVINQIYEGACEEQGLKKPGPNSSRQEKEAWIKAKYVERKFLKKMCGSEALLEGGRKSHHWSVKKCRRHNSSIRAPKTRRKYRHDAAIMSPGNLSAAAAAAKFRRESLFCPDELDSLFSYFDTGSGPRSLSSDSGLGGSTDGSTDILVFGSVVDSVTEEECEDSDESSGEVDIEQEASDPEDGRELDPNTLLHKASRARNMPVMAEALAHGADVNFVSEEDESKSPLIQAVTGGSLIACEFLLQNGADVNQRDIRGRGPLHHATCLGHTGQVCLFLKRGASQMEVDEDGQDPLSIAVQAANADIVTLLRLARMNEEMREADGPLGQPDASMPASPLRVKRKSLRASPRSLSSFGSFRTWLIYTPSKH